One genomic region from Rattus norvegicus strain BN/NHsdMcwi chromosome 10, GRCr8, whole genome shotgun sequence encodes:
- the Chd3 gene encoding chromodomain-helicase-DNA-binding protein 3 isoform X6 → MASPLRDEEEEEEEMVVSEEEEEEEEEGDEEEEEVEAADEDDEEEDEEGVLGRGPGHDRGRDRHSPPSCHLFPPPPPPPPPLPPPPPPDKDDIRLLPSALGVKKRKRGPKKQKENKPGKPRKRKKLDSEEEFGSERDEYREKSESGGSEYGTGPGRKRRRKHREKREKKTKRRKRGEGDGGHKQVEQKSSATLLLTWGLEDVEHVFSEEDYHTLTNYKAFSQFMRPLIAKKNPKIPMSKMMTILGAKWREFSANNPFKGSAAAVAAAAAAAAAAVAEQVSAAVSSATPIAPSGPPPALPPPPAPEIQPPPIRRAKTKEGKGPGHKRRGKSARAPDGRKKLRGKKMAPLKIKLGLLGGRRRKAGSCVFQGDEGPEPEAEESDLDSGSVHSASGRPDGPVRAKKLKRGRPGRKKKKGEEVTMFLGCPTVTGEEEVDGYETDHQDYCEVCQQGGEIILCDTCPRAYHLVCLDPELDRAPEGKWSCPHCEKEGVQWEAKEEEEDYEEEGEEGEKEEEDDHMEYCRVCKDGGELLCCDACISSYHIHCLNPPLPDIPNGEWLCPRCTCPVLKGRVQKILHWRWGEPPVAVPAPQQADGDPDAPPPRVLQGRSEREFFVKWVGLSYWHCSWAKELQLEIFHLVMYRNYQRKNDMDEPPPLDYGSGEDDGKSDKRKVKDPHYAEMEEKYYRFGIKPEWMTVHRIINHSMDKKGNYHYLVKWKDLPYDQSTWEEDEMNIPEYDDHKQSYWRHRELIMGEDPAQPRKYKKKKKEIQGDGPPSSPTNDPTVKYETQPRFITATGGTLHMYQLEGLNWLRFSWAQGTDTILADEMGLGKTIQTIVFLYSLYKEGHTKGPFLVSAPLSTIINWEREFQMWAPKFYVVTYTGDKDSRAIIRENEFSFEDNAIKGGKKAFKMKREAQVKFHVLLTSYELITIDQAALGSIRWACLVVDEAHRLKNNQSKFFRVLNGYKIDHKLLLTGTPLQNNLEELFHLLNFLTPERFNNLEGFLEEFADISKEDQIKKLHDLLGPHMLRRLKADVFKNMPAKTELIVRVELSPMQKKYYKYILTRNFEALNSRGGGNQVSLLNIMMDLKKCCNHPYLFPVAAMESPKLPSGAYEGGALIKSSGKLLLLQKMLRKLKEQGHRVLIFSQMTKMLDLLEDFLDYEGYKYERIDGGITGALRQEAIDRFNAPGAQQFCFLLSTRAGGLGINLATADTVIIFDSDWNPHNDIQAFSRAHRIGQANKVMIYRFVTRASVEERITQVAKRKMMLTHLVVRPGLGSKAGSMSKQELDDILKFGTEELFKDENEGENKEEDSSVIHYDNEAIARLLDRNQDATDDTDVQNMNEYLSSFKVAQYVVREEDKIEEIEREIIKQEENVDPDYWEKLLRHHYEQQQEDLARNLGKGKRVRKQVNYNDAAQEDQDNQSEYSVGSEEEDEDFDERPEGRRQSKRQLRNEKDKPLPPLLARVGGNIEVLGFNTRQRKAFLNAVMRWGMPPQDAFTTQWLVRDLRGKTEKEFKAYVSLFMRHLCEPGADGSETFADGVPREGLSRQQVLTRIGVMSLVKKKVQEFEHINGRWSMPELMPDPSADSKRSSRASSPTKTSPTTPEASTTNSPCTSKPATPAPSEKGDGVRTLLEKDDTENPEEKPEKSSKVGEKMETEIDSPSPAPSLGERLEHRKILLEDDAPGVPGEIEPEPGYRGDREKSEDVKADRELRLGPPRDEPRPNGRREEKVEKPRFMFNIADGGFTELHTLWQNEERAAISSGKLNEIWHRRHDYWLLAGIVLHGYARWQDIQNDAQFAIINEPFKTEANKGNFLEMKNKFLARRFKLLEQALVIEEQLRRAAYLNLSQEPAHPAMALHARFAEAECLAESHQHLSKESLAGNKPANAVLHKGKGRGGPARGRAHNAASEPAGGVAERHEGRCDPPASHAVPNTPHRSPPSDVRAQHPQPTGQQGHGASPHTGLSPGSLRHTSGVRGSLQRRTRRGPGRRRRQLQPDASRVLHHSHHQRPSSAGEEREGNGGGVGVRRAGAGSEGAPSRGGDLYRRLTGSQACPSPRPRPRSRPTSQALGPAANPPPSPPLGPPLG, encoded by the exons ataaGGATGATATCCGGCTGCTGCCTTCAGCATTGGGTGTGAAGAAGCGAAAACGGGGTCCCAAGAAGCAGAAGGAAAACAAGCCAGGCAAACCCCGGAAACGAAAGAAGCTT GACAGTGAAGAGGAGTTTGGCTCAGAGCGAGATGAGTACCGGGAGAAGTCAGAGAGTGGAGGCAGCGAGTATGGAACTGGACCAGGTCGGAAGCGAAGGAGGAAGCAccgggaaaagagagagaagaaaacaaaacggaggaaaaggggagaaggggatgggggacacAAG CAGGTGGAGCAGAAGTCATCCGCCACCTTGCTTCTGACCTGGGGCTTGGAGGATGTGGAACACGTGTTCTCTGAGGAGGACTATCACACACTTACTAATTACAAAGCCTTCAGTCAGTTCATGAG GCCCTTAATTGCTAAGAAGAATCCTAAGATCCCGATGTCGAAGATGATGACCATCCTGGGGGCCAAGTGGAGAGAGTTCAGCGCCAATAACCCCTTCAAAGGGTCAGCAGCTGCTGtggcggcagcggcagcggcagcagcagcagctgtagcTGAGCAGGTGTCAGCTGCTGTCTCCTCAGCCACCCCCATAGCACCATCTGGACCCCCCCCTGCCCTTCCACCACCCCCTGCTCCTGAAATCCAGCCCCCACCCATCAGAAGAGCCAAAACCAAAGAGGGCAAAG GTCCAGGCCACAAGAGGCGGGGTAAGAGCGCCCGAGCCCCCGATGGGCGCAAGAAGCTTCGAGGAAAGAAGATGGCACCACTCAAAATCAAGCTAGGGCTGctggggggcaggaggaggaaggcgGGCTCG TGTGTTTTTCAGGGTGATGAGGGCCCTGAACCAGAGGCTGAGGAGTCAGACCTGGACAGTGGTAGTGTTCATAGTGCCTCAGGCCGGCCTGATGGTCCTGTCCGTGCCAAGAAACTGAAGCGAGGCCGgccaggaaggaagaagaagaagggtgaGGAGGTCACCATGT TCCTGGGCTGTCCTACAGTGACCGGGGAGGAGGAAGTTGATGGCTATGAGACGGATCACCAGGATTACTGTGAGGTGTGCCAGCAGGGCGGGGAAATTATTCTGTGTGACACCTGCCCCCGTGCCTACCACCTCGTCTGCCTTGACCCTGAGCTTGATCGAGCTCCTGAGGGCAAATGGAGCTGCCCCCACTGT GAGAAGGAAGGGGTACAGTGGGAGgccaaggaagaagaggaagactatgaggaggaaggggaggaaggagagaaggaggaagaggatgaccaCATGGAGTACTGCCGAGTGTGCAAGGACGGCGGGGAGCTCCTGTGCTGTGACGCCTGCATCTCTTCCTACCACATCCACTGTCTGAACCCCCCACTGCCCGACATCCCCAATGGTGAATGGCTGTGCCCTCGATGCACG TGTCCTGTGCTAAAGGGCCGTGTTCAGAAGATCTTGCACTGGCGATGGGGGGAGCCACCTGTGGCAGTGCCGGCCCCGCAGCAGGCAGACGGGGATCCAGACGCCCCACCCCCTCGTGTTCTTCAAGGCAGATCAGAGAGGGAGTTCTTTGTCAAGTGGGTGGGACTGTCCTACTGGCATTGCTCCTGGGCCAAGGAGCTTCAG CTGGAAATCTTCCACTTGGTAATGTACCGAAACTATCAACGGAAAAATGACATGGACGAGCCCCCACCGCTGGACTATGGATCTGGTGAGGACGATGGGAAGAGTGATAAGCGGAAGGTGAAGGACCCGCACTACGCAGAGATGGAGGAGAAGTACTACCGTTTCGGCATCAAGCCAGAGTGGATGACTGTGCACCGCATTATTAACCATAG TATGGATAAAAAGGGGAATTACCACTATCTTGTGAAATGGAAGGACCTGCCTTACGACCAGTCTACATGGGAGGAGGATGAGATGAACATCCCTGAGTATGACGACCATAAGCAGAGCTACTGGAGGCACCG TGAGCTAATTATGGGCGAGGACCCTGCACAGCCTCGAAagtacaagaagaagaagaaggagatacAGGGCGATGGGCCTCCCAGTTCCCCTACTAATGAT CCTACAGTGAAATATGAGACTCAGCCACggtttatcacagccacaggagGCACGCTGCACATGTATCAGCTGGAAGGGCTGAACTGGCTGCGCTTCTCATGGGCCCAAGGCACTGACACAATTCTGGCTGATGAGATGGGGCTGGGCAAGACCATCCAAACCATTGTCTTTCTCTACTCACTCTATAAGGAG GGCCACACAAAAGGTCCCTTCCTGGTAAGTGCTCCACTCTCTACCATCATCAACTGGGAACGGGAGTTCCAGATGTGGGCACCCAAGTTCTATGTGGTCACATACACGGGTGACAAGGATAGCCGGGCCATTATTCGAGAAAACGAGTTCTCCTTTGAGGATAATGCCATAAAAGGCGGGAAGAAAGCTTTTAAGATGAAG AGAGAGGCACAGGTGAAGTTCCATGTTCTCCTGACATCATACGAGCTGATCACCATTGATCAGGCAGCTCTAGGCTCCATTCGCTGGGCCTGTCTTGTGGTGGATGAAGCTCATCGACTCAAGAACAATCAGTCCAAG TTTTTCAGGGTCCTCAATGGCTACAAGATAGATCATAAGTTGTTGTTGACGGGGACTCCACTGCAGAATAACTTGGAGGAGCTCTTCCACCTTCTCAACTTCCTCACTCCAGAGAGGTTTAA CAACCTGGAGGGCTTTCTGGAGGAGTTTGCTGACATATCCAAAGAGGACCAGATTAAGAAACTGCATGATTTACTGGGACCACACATGCTTCGGAGACTCAAGGCAGATGTCTTTAAGAACATGCCAGCCAAGACAGAGCTCATTGTTCGAGTGGAGCTAAGCCCCATGCAGAA GAAATACTACAAGTACATCCTAACTCGAAATTTTGAGGCCTTGAACTCTCGAGGTGGTGGGAACCAAGTGTCCCTGCTTAACATCATGATGGACCTTAAGAAGTGCTGTAACCACCCGTACCTCTTCCCCGTGGCTGCTATG gAGTCTCCCAAACTCCCCAGTGGGGCTTATGAGGGTGGGGCACTTATTAAGTCGTCAGGGAAGCTGCTGCTGCTACAGAAGATGCTGCGGAAGCTGAAGGAGCAAGGACACAGAGTGCTCATCTTCTCCCAG ATGACCAAAATGTTAGACCTTCTGGAAGACTTCCTAGACTACGAAGGGTACAAGTATGAGCGCATTGATGGTGGCATCACGGGCGCCCTTAGGCAGGAGGCCATCGATCGCTTTAATG CTCCTGGAGCCCAACAATTCTGCTTCCTCCTGTCCACCCGGGCTGGTGGACTGGGCATCAACCTGGCCACTGCTGACACTGTCATCATTTTCGATTCTGATTGGAACCCCCATAATGACATCCAG gCCTTCAGCAGAGCCCATCGGATTGGCCAGGCCAACAAAGTGATGATTTACCGGTTTGTGACCCGAGCCTCGGTAGAAGAGCGAATCACACAGGTGGCTAAGAGAAAGATGATGCTGACACACCTGGTCGTGCGGCCAGGCCTGGGCTCCAAGGCTGGTTCCATGTCCAAGCAGGAGTTGGATGACATCCTCAAATTTGGCACCGAGGAGCTATTCAAAGATGAAAATGAGG GAGAGAATAAGGAGGAGGATAGCAGTGTGATCCACTATGACAATGAAGCCATTGCTCGACTGCTAGACCGAAACCAGGATGCGACCGATGACACAGACGTGCAGAACATGAACGAATACCTCAGCTCCTTCAAGGTGGCACAATATGTTGTGCGGGAGGAAGACAAG ATTGAGGAGATCGAGCGAGAGATCATCAAGCAGGAGGAGAATGTGGACCCTGACTACTGGGAGAAGCTACTGCGACACCACTATGAGCAGCAGCAGGAAGACCTCGCCCGGAACCTAGGCAAGGGGAAGCGAGTCCGAAAGCAGGTCAACTACAATGACGCTGCCCAGGAGGACCAAG ATAACCAGTCAGAATACTCAGTGGGGTccgaggaggaggatgaagactTCGATGAGCGTCCTGAAG GGCGTCGACAGTCAAAGAGGCAGCTTCGAAATGAGAAGGACAAGCCGCTGCCTCCATTGCTGGCTCGAGTCGGGGGCAACATTGAA GTATTGGGATTCAATACCCGGCAGCGGAAGGCTTTCCTTAATGCTGTGATGCGCTGGGGGATGCCGCCACAAGATGCTTTCACCACACAGTGGCTAGTGAGAGACCTGAGGGGCAAAACGGAGAAGGAGTTCAA GGCCTATGTGTCTTTGTTCATGCGCCATCTGTGCGAGCCTGGGGCAGATGGCTCTGAAACCTTTGCGGATGGGGTCCCTCGGGAGGGGCTGAGTCGCCAGCAGGTGTTGACCCGCATTGGAGTCATGTCTCTCGTCAAGAAGAAG GTGCAAGAGTTTGAGCATATCAATGGACGCTGGTCAATGCCAGAGCTGATGCCTGACCCCAGTGCTGACTCCAAACGCTCTTCCAGAGCCTCCTCTCCAACCAAAACGTCTCCCACCACTCCTGAGGCTTCTACAACCAACAGTCCTTGCACCTCTAAACCTG CTACTCCGGCTCCAAGTGAGAAGGGAGATGGTGTAAGGACACTGCTGGAGAAGGATGACACTGAGAACCCGGAAGAGAAGCCAGAGAAGAGCAGCAAAGTGGGagaaaagatggagacagag ATTGATTCTCCCAGCCCTGCCCCATCACTTGGAGAACGGCTAGAACATAGGAAGATTCTGTTAGAGGATGATGCACCAGGGGTACCTGGAGAGATAGAGCCTGAACCTGGGTACCGAGGAGACAGGGAAAAGTCTG AAGATGTAAAAGCAGATCGGGAGCTTCGACTTGGGCCTCCTCGGGATGAGCCACGGCCCAATGGGCGCCGTGAGGAGAAGGTGGAGAAGCCAAGATTCATGTTCAACATTGCTGATGGTGGTTTCACAG AGCTGCACACACTGTGGCAGAATGAGGAAAGAGCAGCTATTTCCTCGGGGAAACTCAATGAGATCTGGCACCGGAGACATGACTACTGGCTTCTAGCTGGCATTGTCCT CCATGGCTATGCCCGGTGGCAAGACATCCAGAACGATGCTCAGTTTGCCATTATTAATGAACCATTTAAAACGGAAGCCAATAAGGGGAACTTCCTGGAGATGAAAAATAAATTCCTGGCCCGGAGGTTCAAG CTCCTGGAGCAGGCGCTGGTGATCGAGGAGCAGCTGCGGCGGGCGGCCTACCTGAACCTGTCACAGGAGCCGGCGCACCCCGCCATGGCCCTCCACGCCCGCTTTGCCGAGGCCGAGTGCCTAGCCGAGAGCCACCAGCACCTCTCCAAGGAGTCGCTGGCAGGGAACAAGCCAGCCAACGCTGTCCTGCACAAGGGTAAGGGCCGCGGTGGCCCCGCGCGGGGGAGGGCCCACAACGCTGC TTCTGAACCAGCTGGAGGAGTTGCTGAGCGACATGAAGGCAGATGTGACCCGCCTGCCAGCCACGCTGTCCCGAATACCCCCCATCGCAGCCCGCCTTCAGATGTCCGAGCGCAGCATCCTCAGCCGACTGGCCAGCAAGGGCACGGAGCCTCACCCCACACCG GCCTTTCCCCCGGGTCCTTACGCCACACCTCCGGGGTACGGGGCAGCCTTCAGCGCCGCACCCGTAGGGGCCCTGGCCGCCGCAGGCGCCAATTACAGCCAGATGCCAGCAGGGTCCTTCATCACAG CCACCACCAACGGCCCTCCAGTGCTggtgaagaaagagaaggaaatggtGGGGGCGTTGGTGTCAGACGGGCTGGGGCTGGATCGGAAGGAGCCCCGAGCAGGGGAGGTGATTTGTATAGACGACTGACTGGATCCCAGGCCTGCCCTTCACCTAGGCCCCGACCCCGGAGCCGACCCACATCTCAGGCCTTGGGGCCTGCTGCCAACCCTCCACCTTCCCCACCCCTTGGGCCACCACTGGGCTAG